The following proteins are encoded in a genomic region of Takifugu rubripes chromosome 21, fTakRub1.2, whole genome shotgun sequence:
- the rsph14 gene encoding radial spoke head 14 homolog: protein MDPSRAPVAFGRLAVPQLFAELQQPQEERRLPALASLCDLLHDPEHIHQTLNGGFLIQLKVLLQDEDPSVRTKVCELLHIISSHNIGRQALLVCSLLPPLCQLLDDSWSPCRRNVYQVLNRLCLLPAGAQELLQLVPKMMLKLQKGEEEEIQVLLLLTLTSCSRLDPGPALANDGISLLRHKLMHSSTSVRREAAAAMMALCVCEDGKQQVCKGAVLPVVSRLLWDEDIDVRVNAAGVIMYAVITTTGKQQCLDLELLPVLLDLVSQRNQEEDEGKLKRRKTLVVYCLQALASLAEAPDGRRTLLEQLPRLVETSQAEDKDIRQAAQTAVKVVSWMP, encoded by the exons ATGGATCCTAGCCGGGCTCCTGTGGCATTCGGGCGTCTCGCTGTCCCGCAGCTGTTcgcggagctgcagcagccgcaggAAGAGCGCAGGCTGCCGGCTCTGGCCTCTCTGTGTGACCTGCTGCACGACCCGGAGCACATCCACCAGACCCTCAACGGAG GTTTTCTGATTCAGCTGAAAGTTTTGTTGCAGGATGAAGATCCATCAGTCAGAACTAAAGTGTGTGAGCTGCTACACATCATCTCCAGCCACAACATTGGCAG acaggCCCTGCTCGTTTGCtcgctccttcctcctctgtgccAGTTGCTAGACGACTCCTGGtccccctgcaggagaaacGTTTACCAAGTGTTGAACCgcctctgtctgctgcctgcag GGGCTCAGGAGCTCCTACAACTGGTTCCTAAAATGATGCTGAAGCTCcaaaagggggaggaggaggagatccaggTGCTCCTCCTCTTAACCCTCACATCCTGCTCCAGACTGGACCCTGGACCTGCTCTGGCCAATGATGGAATCTCACTGCTGAGACACAAACTAAtgcacagcagcacatctgtccgcagggaggcggcggcggccatGATGGCGCTCTG TGTTTGTGAGGACGGCAAGCAGCAGGTATGTAAGGGGGCAGTACTTCCTGTCGTGAGCCGTCTCCTGTGGGACGAAGACATTGACGTTCGTGTCAACGCTGCAGGAGTCATCATGTACGCTGTGATCACCACCACAG GTAAGCAGCAGTGTCTGGACCTGGAACTCCTCCCAGTGCTGCTGGATCTGGTGTCACAGCGGAaccaggaagaggatgaggggaagctgaagaggaggaagacgctGGTAGTTTACTGCCTGCAGGCTCTGGCCAGCCTGGCAGAAGCTCCTGACGGTCGTCGCACCCTGCTAGAGCAGCTTCCCCGGCTGGTGGAGACAAGCCAGGCAGAGGACAAGGACATCCGCCAGGCCGCTCAGACCGCCGTCAAGGTCGTGAGTTGGATGCCTTGA